One Synechocystis sp. LKSZ1 genomic window, TTCGGGGAAGGGGACAGCAAACAGTACCTGGCGGAGTTATCGGCCTATGACCGACAGAAGGCCGCGACCTGGAAGCAGTGGGCCAAGTTGCGGTCACAGTTAACCCTGGTGAAGATCCTGGTCTTGGGGAATAAGGATGAATAAGCAAAGCCTCCAGTTCATCTTAAGCTTGTATACTTATTAATCAATTTCTCCTGACTCTTTTAGGGCAGTTTGAATGACGCTCGAACTAAGACGAATACCTTGATTGAGCATCCGAGTAATCACTGTTTGCATAGAAAAATCATAACCTTCTTGCTTAGCTCTGAGTAAAATGCCAATGGAACCCGTCATTTGAGTGAATTTAACCTGGCAATGCGGCGGCCAATTGCTTCATCAATGCAAACGGTTGCAATCCCTAAATTTAAAGAAAGCTGAATCACAGAGGCTTCCCCTAAATCTAAAGAATTGAGTAAAAAAGGCATAATTTGTAGCGGCTTATCGAGTCGCTGTAAAGATTTAGCTTGTTCAAATTCGGCAATGCCAAATCCTAGTTTCCCTCCTGTTAAAATCTCCTGCCCTACTTCATAGGTTACGAAAACAGTTTCATATAATTCTCCCAAAATAGCTAAATCTCCTAGCCCAGCAATCAGAGCTAATAAAGGAGATGTATTAATGACAATTTGGGTCGGTTTAGGCATTGGCTAAGTCAGATAAAATTTCATCCTCGCTCAGATCTATCATGGCAACTCCAAATTCCTGGAGACGTAGAAGAAAGGTGACTCGATCTACTCCAACTAAGGTGGCTGCCATGCCGGAGGAGAGTCGTCGTCGCTCGAATAACTTAACGGCCATCGACCATTTCGCCTCTTCTTCAAACTCGTGTTTCGTTTCACCCAGAGCATCCGGAAAATTTTCAGGATAGGGGATAGTCAGCATAGAGGTCATGGTTGGCTTGCTCCAGTCGGTTGTGTCTTCAGGCTCTGACTTTAATGTAAAGCTATTTTGAAGGTTTATCCCCTGTTCCATCAGCGGCGGGCCAATATTCACAGCTCAGAGACTAAGCCCAGTTTTCCACCGACAGACCCGGTACCCTTAAAAATTCTCGCTCGTTATTGGTCACCAAAACCCGGTCTAAACTCAAGCAGTGGGCGGCGATCTGTGTATCCAGTAAACCAATAGGAGTTCCTTTTTTATTTAAATCGGCGCGAATCTCCGCATAAATTCGACTAACCGGACGATCCCAACTAAAAACATCTAAATAGCGAACAAAATCCTCAACAACCCGGTAATTCTTTTGAGGATTAGAGGACTTTGCTGCGCCATATTCTAATTCAGCTAACGTGACAATGGATATCCCCAAAGCACTGGGGTCAATTTGCTCGAATCGGGCTAACACGGCTGGTGGTTTTTTCTTGATGATATAGATGCAAATATTGGTATCCAGCAGAAACATCTAAAACAAATCCTCTCGCTCCTGAGGCCGTTCATCATCTCGCTTCACCATAAAATCCTCGGAGGGCAAGGGCCCATTTTCAAAGAAATCACGCCAGGACTTCGGTTTTGGTGACAAAATCACCTCGTCTCCCTCCTTGCGGATATAGACCTCTTTCCCCTCAAAGCGAAACTCCTGGGGCAGTCGGATCGCTTGACTATTACCATTCATAAAGATTTTTGCGGTTTTTGAAGCTTTCATCCTACACTGCAACCCCAAGTATATATTTACAATATATATAACGATTCTCTTTTCGGCCAACCCCTCAGGGAAAATTTCAGCATCGGCTAAGGGAAAGCGGCAAGGAAAGACAAGAGAGTTTTTCTGTAAAATGTTTAAATTTTCTACCACCTAGAACGGCTCAATCTATATTCCAATTATTCCGCTTAATTGTAATCCACGAAGTAGAAGAGGCCCTTGGAGGGGTAAATGCCGAACTGATTCAGTCAAATTTATCGAATGAGAAGGAGGCCAAACTCAGTGAGCATTTTAGCTTAGAGGCTTAGTTTTTTCATCCCGATTTCCCTTCTTCAAACTCAGGGAGCGTGCCCAGTTTGCGAATGCTTACGTTCACCTCCATGCCCAAATAGTCTTGAGCGTCTCCAAACCAGAAACCCGACAGGGGAATGACCTGCCCCGGATGACGGGCGATCGCCACT contains:
- a CDS encoding DUF3368 domain-containing protein, whose amino-acid sequence is MTGSIGILLRAKQEGYDFSMQTVITRMLNQGIRLSSSVIQTALKESGEID
- a CDS encoding DUF3368 domain-containing protein, yielding MPKPTQIVINTSPLLALIAGLGDLAILGELYETVFVTYEVGQEILTGGKLGFGIAEFEQAKSLQRLDKPLQIMPFLLNSLDLGEASVIQLSLNLGIATVCIDEAIGRRIARLNSLK
- a CDS encoding UPF0175 family protein, with the protein product MTSMLTIPYPENFPDALGETKHEFEEEAKWSMAVKLFERRRLSSGMAATLVGVDRVTFLLRLQEFGVAMIDLSEDEILSDLANA
- a CDS encoding type II toxin-antitoxin system VapC family toxin — its product is MFLLDTNICIYIIKKKPPAVLARFEQIDPSALGISIVTLAELEYGAAKSSNPQKNYRVVEDFVRYLDVFSWDRPVSRIYAEIRADLNKKGTPIGLLDTQIAAHCLSLDRVLVTNNEREFLRVPGLSVENWA
- the vapB gene encoding type II toxin-antitoxin system VapB family antitoxin, whose protein sequence is MKASKTAKIFMNGNSQAIRLPQEFRFEGKEVYIRKEGDEVILSPKPKSWRDFFENGPLPSEDFMVKRDDERPQEREDLF